The following are encoded in a window of Bos indicus isolate NIAB-ARS_2022 breed Sahiwal x Tharparkar chromosome 7, NIAB-ARS_B.indTharparkar_mat_pri_1.0, whole genome shotgun sequence genomic DNA:
- the LOC109560838 gene encoding olfactory receptor 7A17-like — protein MEPRNETPISEFILLGLSNELELQLLIFGLFLSMYLITVIGNLLIILAVSSDSHLHTPMYFFLSKLSFVDICLISTTIPKMLKNIRTQNKVITYEGCIIQMHFFILFAMLDAFLLTVMAYDRFVAIWHPFHYTVIMKSQVCGLLVLLSWIMSALNSLIQSIMVLWLAFCTDLEIPHFFCEVNQVVQLACSDTFLNDMLMYFATGVYGGISLTGILYSYSKIVSSILGISSAREKYKAFSTCASHLSVVSLLFCTVLGVYLSSAATHSSQSSAVSLVMYTVVTPMLNPFIYSQRNKDIKRALKRIIGMAAI, from the coding sequence ATGGAACCCAGGAATGAGACACCAATTTCAGAATTTATTCTCCTGGGATTATCAAATGAACTAGAACTGCAGCTCCTCATATTTGGACTTTTCCTCTCCATGTACCTGATCACTGTGAttggaaacctgctcatcatcctggctGTCAGCTcagactcccacctccacacccccatgtacttcttcctctccaagctgtcctttgtagacatctgcttaatctccaccaccatcccaaagatgTTGAAGAACATAAGGACACAGAATAAAGTAATAACCTATGAAGGCTGCATCATCCAGATgcattttttcatactttttgcgATGTTGGATGCATTCCTCTTgactgtgatggcctatgaccgctttgTGGCCATCTGGCACCCATTCCACTACACAGTCATCATGAAATCCCAGGTCTGTGGACTGCTGGTTCTGCTCTCCTGGATCATGAGTGCTCTGAATTCCTTGATACAAAGCATAATGGTGTTGTGGCTGGCCTTCTGTACAGACTTGGAAATCccccactttttctgtgaagtTAATCAAGTGGTTCAACTTGCTTGTTCTGACACTTTTCTTAATGACATGTTGATGTATTTTGCAACTGGGGTGTATGGTGGCATTTCCCTCACTGGAATTCTTTACTCATATTCTAAGATAGTTTCCTCTATACTAGGAATTTCATCTGCTCGGGAgaagtataaagcattttccacctgTGCCTCTCACCTCTCAGTTGTCTCTTTACTCTTTTGTACAGTCCTGGGAGTATATCTTAGCTCTGCTGCTACTCACAGCTCACAATCAAGTGCTGTTTCCTTggtgatgtacactgtggtcacacccatgctgaaccccttcatctacagtcagaggaataaagacataaagaggGCTCTGAAAAGGATCATTGGGATGGCAGCTATATAA